GCGTCGTATAGCGGCCGCTTCTGGCACGCACTGCCGCACGAAGTCGCCGCGTTCTGGCGCGCCGACCGCGCCGGCATGACGCCCGAAGCGACCAGGGCGGTCAGCCAAACGTCGCCGTGACGCCCCGGTCCGGCTGAATCCCGCCCGAGAGGGCATACAGCAGCCAGCCGAGATGCTCGGGCCGGCATTCCTCGATGACGGCGGCCCGAGCCGCCGCAGCCCCTCCCCGACTGAACAGCCGGCCCGGCGCCAGCTGCCGCACGTACGAGGTATACCGCGTCCGCTGGAGCCCATCCCAGACCACCTTGCGTTTGGTGTCCACCAGATCCACCTTCCGCTCGTTGCCGAAACGAACCCACGCGAGGCTCGCGATCAGCGCGTCCGCGTAATCCTCACCCGTCAGCAAACTGACTTCCACCAGCGCCATCGGCGCGATGGCGTACTGGTGGACGGACAGGACCGGGTACTGATCCACCACGCGGCCGTCCGTCGTGTCGTACCGCCACCACCACTGGCCGATGGGCCCCTGGTTCATGACGAGGCGGTCCGCCACCTGCCGCGCGACGTGCAGCGACGCCTCGTCACCGAAGGCGCGCGCGTAGCGCGAAAACGCGTAGGCCGAAAAGGCCTGATCCGGGAAGATGCCACGCCGGCGTCCGAGCATCCCCTTGCCCTGCCGCGCGAAAACGCCCTGGCCGCCGTAGTTCACGAAAAGCAGCTGACGCGTGAGATGCGTCACATCCTCCAGCGCCTCGGCGTCCGGGCCGACGGCCAGGCGCGCCTCGGACAACCCGGTGAGCAGCCAGGCGAGGGCGCCCGTCTCTGCCGCGCGGCCATCCGGGTAGGCATCGAGCGCCAGCCGCAGGTCGAAGGCGTCGAAGACGCGATCGAGCAGCTGCGGCGCCACGCGCGCCGTCATCCACACCAGGAGTCCCAGTTCGGCCGTCGACTTCACCGACGCGCTGCGTTCCACCAGCTCGGCGGCGAGGCTCTGGGTGGCGAACGCCGTCCAGTAGCCCCGGCGGGCAATCTCGTTGAGCCCCATCGTGGCGACCAGGCTGCCGGCGTAGGAGGTCCCGACCCGCCGCAGCCCCTGGCTGCTGGGTGAGACACGCTTGCAAAAGGCCGACTTGCGCTCGTCGTACATCGACCGGAGCCCGTCGGCAGCGAGACCCACCAGCTGCGCGACGTCGTGTTGTTTGACCAGAATGTGCTCAGTCACGAGTTCCTGCCTCGTTGCATGCAAGAGAAACGATGCGCGGGCGTGGGAAGGGAGGCGCGCACCACTACGACTGCGGGAGGCTCGGATCGACGGCGCGGCGGAGGGAATGGGCGTGGGCGTGCGCGCGGCGTCGATTCGCGGTTGATGAATCATCGTCACAGTGCAACCGGCTGCTCGGAAAACACGGGATCCGCCGGCTGGAACAACGATCCGGCCCCTGCATCGAAGTGCGACGCCAAGCCAGCGCTCGACCGATGACGCACACCACGATCCTGGGTATTTCCGCTTTTTACCACGATTCGGCGGCCTGTATTGTGCAGGATGGCCGGATCGTCGCCGCGGCGCAGGAGGAACGCTTCACCCGCAAGAAGCACGACCACGCCTTCCCCGAACACGCCATCGCCTACTGCCTCGACGCCGCCGGCGTGACGGCCGGCGAGGTGGACCACGTCGCCTTCTACGATAAGCCCTGGCTGAAATTCGAACGCCTGCTCGAGACGTACCTCGCGTTCGCCCCCTCGGGCATCCGGTCGTTCCAGCGCGCAATGCCGCTGTGGCTCAAGGAGAAGCTGTGGATGGGCGAACTGATCCAGGATCGCCTCGAGTTCGACGGCCCGCTCTGGTACCCCGAACACCACCAGTCGCACGCCGCCTCCGCGTTTTATCCCTCCCCGTTCGAACGCGCCGCGATCCTGACGCTGGACGGCGTCGGCGAGTGGGCGACCACGTCGTGGGGGACCGGCGATGGGCGCCGGCTTTCGCTTTCGCACGAGATCCGCTTCCCCCACAGCCTCGGCCTGCTGTATTCGGCGTTCACCTACTACACCGGCTTTCGGGTGAACTCGGGCGAATACAAACTGATGGGCCTGGCGCCCTATGGCGAGCCGCGGTTCGCGCAGACGATACGGGATCACCTCATCGACCTGAAGGACGACGGCTCGTTTCACATGGACATGGCCTATTTCAACTACTGCCAGGGCCTGACCATGACCTCGGAGCGGTTTCACCGCCTCTTCGGCGGGCCGCCCCGCAAACCGGAGAGCCCGATCGGCCAGCGGGAGATGGACCTCGCGGCCTCCGTGCAGGTGGTGATTGAAGAGGCCATACTCCGCATCGCCCGCCACATTCGGAAAGAGACCGGCGAGCGGAATTTATGCCTCGCCGGCGGCGTCGCGCTGAACTGCGTGGCCAACGGCCGGCTTCTCCGCGAAGGGATCTTCGACGATATATGGATCCAGCCCGCCGCCGGCGACGCCGGCGGGGCGCTCGGGGCCGCCCTGTTTGTCTGGCATCAGGCACTGGAACAGCCGCGCGAGACCACGCCGGGCCGCGATACGATGCGCGGCGCCCTGCTCGGGCCGGCCTTTGCGCCGGACACCATCGCGGCCTGGCTGGATGCCGAAGACGCGCCGTACCGGCGGCTGCCCCGGGAAGACCTCGGCGCGGCGGTGGCGAAGCTGCTGGCCGAGGGACAGGTCGTGGGCTGGGTGTCCGGCCCGATGGAGTTTGGCCCCCGGGCGCTGGGCGCGCGTAGCATCCTGGGCGACCCGCGGCAGCCGGCCATGCAATCCACCCTCAACCTCAAGATCAAATTCCGGGAGTCGTTCCGGCCCTTCGCGCCGGCGTGCCTGGCCTCGGAGGCGCCCCGGTACTTCGAACTGGACCGCCCCTCCCCGTACATGCTGCTCGTCGCACCCGTCCATCCGGATCGCCGCGTCGCCGCGGACGCCGGCGGCGCCGGGTTCGACCGGCTCAAGACGCTCCGCAGCGACATCCAGGCCGTGACGCACGTCGACTACTCGGCGCGCGTCCAGACGGTCGATGCCGACACGAA
This region of Rhodothermales bacterium genomic DNA includes:
- a CDS encoding carbamoyltransferase; translation: MTHTTILGISAFYHDSAACIVQDGRIVAAAQEERFTRKKHDHAFPEHAIAYCLDAAGVTAGEVDHVAFYDKPWLKFERLLETYLAFAPSGIRSFQRAMPLWLKEKLWMGELIQDRLEFDGPLWYPEHHQSHAASAFYPSPFERAAILTLDGVGEWATTSWGTGDGRRLSLSHEIRFPHSLGLLYSAFTYYTGFRVNSGEYKLMGLAPYGEPRFAQTIRDHLIDLKDDGSFHMDMAYFNYCQGLTMTSERFHRLFGGPPRKPESPIGQREMDLAASVQVVIEEAILRIARHIRKETGERNLCLAGGVALNCVANGRLLREGIFDDIWIQPAAGDAGGALGAALFVWHQALEQPRETTPGRDTMRGALLGPAFAPDTIAAWLDAEDAPYRRLPREDLGAAVAKLLAEGQVVGWVSGPMEFGPRALGARSILGDPRQPAMQSTLNLKIKFRESFRPFAPACLASEAPRYFELDRPSPYMLLVAPVHPDRRVAADAGGAGFDRLKTLRSDIQAVTHVDYSARVQTVDADTNPAFYGVIDAFYQLTGCPVLVNTSFNVRGEPIVCTPQDAYRCFLRTNMDALVLEDCLLLKHEQPADRAIAMPPPDDTLD